A region of Necator americanus strain Aroian chromosome I, whole genome shotgun sequence DNA encodes the following proteins:
- a CDS encoding hypothetical protein (NECATOR_CHRI.G3891.T3) produces the protein MWAILFVTSVLAEVSVENLCEDRCSRIYQRSLARVGFDDEKLRNLLEKQRPLGTVKDVCWRVYDHLDCMKHCGDSPEHEKFAKYVRVKCRFALRGIDNALSCVSRYHSFMEVRCSTFLKEAERLKSLADPSYTPGQEICRYLHLNTLCLENTVSMYCANAKKVFRRLNFRDYFPNFILPSNDTLFDDLDLDACQMFDFVRKNIKMPEKQLEEELTTVINNLERDAEAKQKPPPTVITSTDRTEFTTLLKELLDESVSSETTLPAPNSGTKKIKTTCTRTRTTPTLRSTSTTPVTTTTTTTTTATATSTTTATTTGIDDESEHEEYEEYEEEKRKNVTIDVVPIRNMLTPSTRTNVTESPHLTTKRRLFSDDSWEQPPPNFGYSSMRFANGGVTPLNIDTSTLFDMDDENDEDEEGEEERNDEEKKPPAAMGRKKETPRRVEVEKTPKSLSATDQKRGTHQTQRNASAVTQQPETSMTENTGQTDAHTMETVTPVTPLLRGDVIVKRIHEWDDEGTNSQEFGANLMRDKADEELTDNTISMEIMDHTESSLEIGNTTMLPRSNIDCAVGERFRHDSTIDQRFESALMLTKPFIPPRSINWSARLVREDKNTDLTLNGSSDSDEFDSDSEESEERDVAPEGRPNVYSTIPPLHAAKFMNTSVMRRRR, from the exons ATGTGGGCGATTCTTTTCGTGACTTCCGTGTTGGCTGAAGTGAGCGTTGAG AATCTGTGCGAGGATCGATGCAGTCGCATCTATCAACGTTCCCTGGCTCGAGTAGGCTTTGACGATGAGAAACTTCGAAATCTTCTGGAAAAGCAGAGACCATTGGGGACAGTGAAAGACGTTTGTTG gaGAGTATACGATCATCTGGATTGTATGAAACATTGTGGCGATTCGCCGGAACACGAAAAATTTGCTAAATATGTGCGAGTAAAATGCAGATTTGCACTAAGAG GAATCGACAACGCGTTGTCATGCGTAAGTCGCTACCATTCCTTCATGGAAGTCAGATGCTCGACGTTTCTCAAAGAAGCGGAACGACTAAAATCATTAGCAGATCCTTCCTATACGCCCGGTCAGGAGATCTGCAG ATATCTTCACTTGAATACATTGTGTTTGGAGAACACAGTGTCAATGTATTGTGCAAATGctaaaaaagtttttcgaaGACTTAATTTCAG AGACTACTTCCCTAATTTTATTCTTCCCTCAAACGATACGTTGTTTGACGATCTCGACTTGGACGCGTGCCAAATGTTCGATTTCGTcaggaaaaatataaaaatgccggaaaaacaacttgaagag GAGTTGACTACTGTGATAAACAACCTTGAAAGGGATGCGGAAGCGAAACAAAAACCTCCGCCTACCGTTATAACATCTACGGACAGAACG GAGTTCACAACACTTTTGAAGGAGCTTCTCGATGAATCTGTTTCCTCAGAAACGACACTACCTGCTCCCAATAGTGGCACCAAAAAGATTAAAACCACTTG TACTCGTACAAGGACTACACCTACACTTAGGAGTACAAGTACAACTCCTGTtaccactactactactactactactactgctACGGCTACTAGTACTACTACTGCTACTACTACTG gTATAGACGATGAGTCCGAACATGAGGAGTACGAGGAATATGAGGAGGAGAAGCGAAAAAATGTGACTATTGATGTGGTACCGATTAGGAACATGTTGACACCATCCACGAGAACAAACG tAACTGAAAGCCCACACCTTACCACTAAACGACGTCTCTTCTCGGACGATAGTTGGGAACAACCGCCACCAAATTTTGGGTACTCATCGATGAGATTCGC AAACGGTGGTGTCACTCCTTTAAACATAGACACAAGCACTCTATTTGATATGGATGATGAAAACGATGAGGATGAAGAAGGTGAAGAGGAGCGAAACGATGAGGAAAAGAAGCCGCCCGCGGCTATgggacgaaaaaaagaaactccgCGAAGGGTTGAGGTCGAAAAAACGCCGAAATCCCTCAGCGCAACGGATCAGAAACGTGGAACGCATCAGACACAGCGAAACGCATCCGCCGTAACGCAACAACCAGAGACATCGATGACAGAAAA cacggGACAGACAGACGCTCATACTATGGAAACTGTAACTCCTGTGACTCCACTTTTACGCGGTGATGTGATCGTGAAAAGAATTCACGAGTGGGACGATGAGGGGACTAATAGCCAAGAATTCG GCGCCAACTTGATGAGGGATAAAGCCGATGAAGAGCTCACGGATAACACTATTTCAATGGAAATTATGGATCATACGGAATCATCGCTAGAAATCGGGAACACCACCATGTTACCCCGTTCGAATATCGATTG cgcagtcggtgagaggttccgcCATGacagcacgatcgatcagaggttcgaatccgctctaatgctcaccaagcctttcatccctccgcggtcgataaattggtcggccagacttgtccgggaagataaaaacactgacttgaccctcAACG GTTCGAGTGACAGTGATGAGTTCGACAGTGACAGTGAAGAGTCTGAAGAAAGAG atgttgcTCCAGAAGGGAGACCAAACGTCTACTCGACCATTCCACCACTCCACGCTGCAAAATTTATGAACACGTCCGTTATGAGACGCAGACGTTAG
- a CDS encoding hypothetical protein (NECATOR_CHRI.G3891.T4), translating to MWAILFVTSVLAENLCEDRCSRIYQRSLARVGFDDEKLRNLLEKQRPLGTVKDVCWRVYDHLDCMKHCGDSPEHEKFAKYVRVKCRFALRGIDNALSCVSRYHSFMEVRCSTFLKEAERLKSLADPSYTPGQEICRYLHLNTLCLENTVSMYCANAKKVFRRLNFRDYFPNFILPSNDTLFDDLDLDACQMFDFVRKNIKMPEKQLEEELTTVINNLERDAEAKQKPPPTVITSTDRTEFTTLLKELLDESVSSETTLPAPNSGTKKIKTTCTRTRTTPTLRSTSTTPVTTTTTTTTTATATSTTTATTTGIDDESEHEEYEEYEEEKRKNVTIDVVPIRNMLTPSTRTNVTESPHLTTKRRLFSDDSWEQPPPNFGYSSMRFANGGVTPLNIDTSTLFDMDDENDEDEEGEEERNDEEKKPPAAMGRKKETPRRVEVEKTPKSLSATDQKRGTHQTQRNASAVTQQPETSMTENTGQTDAHTMETVTPVTPLLRGDVIVKRIHEWDDEGTNSQEFGANLMRDKADEELTDNTISMEIMDHTESSLEIGNTTMLPRSNIDCAVGERFRHDSTIDQRFESALMLTKPFIPPRSINWSARLVREDKNTDLTLNGSSDSDEFDSDSEESEERDVAPEGRPNVYSTIPPLHAAKFMNTSVMRRRR from the exons ATGTGGGCGATTCTTTTCGTGACTTCCGTGTTGGCTGAA AATCTGTGCGAGGATCGATGCAGTCGCATCTATCAACGTTCCCTGGCTCGAGTAGGCTTTGACGATGAGAAACTTCGAAATCTTCTGGAAAAGCAGAGACCATTGGGGACAGTGAAAGACGTTTGTTG gaGAGTATACGATCATCTGGATTGTATGAAACATTGTGGCGATTCGCCGGAACACGAAAAATTTGCTAAATATGTGCGAGTAAAATGCAGATTTGCACTAAGAG GAATCGACAACGCGTTGTCATGCGTAAGTCGCTACCATTCCTTCATGGAAGTCAGATGCTCGACGTTTCTCAAAGAAGCGGAACGACTAAAATCATTAGCAGATCCTTCCTATACGCCCGGTCAGGAGATCTGCAG ATATCTTCACTTGAATACATTGTGTTTGGAGAACACAGTGTCAATGTATTGTGCAAATGctaaaaaagtttttcgaaGACTTAATTTCAG AGACTACTTCCCTAATTTTATTCTTCCCTCAAACGATACGTTGTTTGACGATCTCGACTTGGACGCGTGCCAAATGTTCGATTTCGTcaggaaaaatataaaaatgccggaaaaacaacttgaagag GAGTTGACTACTGTGATAAACAACCTTGAAAGGGATGCGGAAGCGAAACAAAAACCTCCGCCTACCGTTATAACATCTACGGACAGAACG GAGTTCACAACACTTTTGAAGGAGCTTCTCGATGAATCTGTTTCCTCAGAAACGACACTACCTGCTCCCAATAGTGGCACCAAAAAGATTAAAACCACTTG TACTCGTACAAGGACTACACCTACACTTAGGAGTACAAGTACAACTCCTGTtaccactactactactactactactactgctACGGCTACTAGTACTACTACTGCTACTACTACTG gTATAGACGATGAGTCCGAACATGAGGAGTACGAGGAATATGAGGAGGAGAAGCGAAAAAATGTGACTATTGATGTGGTACCGATTAGGAACATGTTGACACCATCCACGAGAACAAACG tAACTGAAAGCCCACACCTTACCACTAAACGACGTCTCTTCTCGGACGATAGTTGGGAACAACCGCCACCAAATTTTGGGTACTCATCGATGAGATTCGC AAACGGTGGTGTCACTCCTTTAAACATAGACACAAGCACTCTATTTGATATGGATGATGAAAACGATGAGGATGAAGAAGGTGAAGAGGAGCGAAACGATGAGGAAAAGAAGCCGCCCGCGGCTATgggacgaaaaaaagaaactccgCGAAGGGTTGAGGTCGAAAAAACGCCGAAATCCCTCAGCGCAACGGATCAGAAACGTGGAACGCATCAGACACAGCGAAACGCATCCGCCGTAACGCAACAACCAGAGACATCGATGACAGAAAA cacggGACAGACAGACGCTCATACTATGGAAACTGTAACTCCTGTGACTCCACTTTTACGCGGTGATGTGATCGTGAAAAGAATTCACGAGTGGGACGATGAGGGGACTAATAGCCAAGAATTCG GCGCCAACTTGATGAGGGATAAAGCCGATGAAGAGCTCACGGATAACACTATTTCAATGGAAATTATGGATCATACGGAATCATCGCTAGAAATCGGGAACACCACCATGTTACCCCGTTCGAATATCGATTG cgcagtcggtgagaggttccgcCATGacagcacgatcgatcagaggttcgaatccgctctaatgctcaccaagcctttcatccctccgcggtcgataaattggtcggccagacttgtccgggaagataaaaacactgacttgaccctcAACG GTTCGAGTGACAGTGATGAGTTCGACAGTGACAGTGAAGAGTCTGAAGAAAGAG atgttgcTCCAGAAGGGAGACCAAACGTCTACTCGACCATTCCACCACTCCACGCTGCAAAATTTATGAACACGTCCGTTATGAGACGCAGACGTTAG
- a CDS encoding hypothetical protein (NECATOR_CHRI.G3891.T1) — translation MSYLVRISLFTLLFTVALGSSDSDEFDSDSEESEERDVAPEGRPNVYSTIPPLHAAKFMNTSVMRRRR, via the exons ATGTCTTATTTAGTTCGTATTTCCTTGTTCACCCTACTTTTTACTGTCGCATTAGGTTCGAGTGACAGTGATGAGTTCGACAGTGACAGTGAAGAGTCTGAAGAAAGAG atgttgcTCCAGAAGGGAGACCAAACGTCTACTCGACCATTCCACCACTCCACGCTGCAAAATTTATGAACACGTCCGTTATGAGACGCAGACGTTAG
- a CDS encoding hypothetical protein (NECATOR_CHRI.G3891.T2), whose protein sequence is MWAILFVTSVLAEVSVENLCEDRCSRIYQRSLARVGFDDEKLRNLLEKQRPLGTVKDVCWRVYDHLDCMKHCGDSPEHEKFAKYVRVKCRFALRGIDNALSCVSRYHSFMEVRCSTFLKEAERLKSLADPSYTPGQEICRYLHLNTLCLENTVSMYCANAKKVFRRLNFRDYFPNFILPSNDTLFDDLDLDACQMFDFVRKNIKMPEKQLEEELTTVINNLERDAEAKQKPPPTVITSTDRTEFTTLLKELLDESVSSETTLPAPNSGTKKIKTTWSSPFLKPSPTSTIFTPGVTTKKTTTSISTPRAVSKSFSTRTRTTPTLRSTSTTPVTTTTTTTTTATATSTTTATTTGIDDESEHEEYEEYEEEKRKNVTIDVVPIRNMLTPSTRTNVTESPHLTTKRRLFSDDSWEQPPPNFGYSSMRFANGGVTPLNIDTSTLFDMDDENDEDEEGEEERNDEEKKPPAAMGRKKETPRRVEVEKTPKSLSATDQKRGTHQTQRNASAVTQQPETSMTENTGQTDAHTMETVTPVTPLLRGDVIVKRIHEWDDEGTNSQEFGANLMRDKADEELTDNTISMEIMDHTESSLEIGNTTMLPRSNIDWSDRETLILIYSLLFGIAIFALMCLLICFIWCRKKRQSHDFKTTF, encoded by the exons ATGTGGGCGATTCTTTTCGTGACTTCCGTGTTGGCTGAAGTGAGCGTTGAG AATCTGTGCGAGGATCGATGCAGTCGCATCTATCAACGTTCCCTGGCTCGAGTAGGCTTTGACGATGAGAAACTTCGAAATCTTCTGGAAAAGCAGAGACCATTGGGGACAGTGAAAGACGTTTGTTG gaGAGTATACGATCATCTGGATTGTATGAAACATTGTGGCGATTCGCCGGAACACGAAAAATTTGCTAAATATGTGCGAGTAAAATGCAGATTTGCACTAAGAG GAATCGACAACGCGTTGTCATGCGTAAGTCGCTACCATTCCTTCATGGAAGTCAGATGCTCGACGTTTCTCAAAGAAGCGGAACGACTAAAATCATTAGCAGATCCTTCCTATACGCCCGGTCAGGAGATCTGCAG ATATCTTCACTTGAATACATTGTGTTTGGAGAACACAGTGTCAATGTATTGTGCAAATGctaaaaaagtttttcgaaGACTTAATTTCAG AGACTACTTCCCTAATTTTATTCTTCCCTCAAACGATACGTTGTTTGACGATCTCGACTTGGACGCGTGCCAAATGTTCGATTTCGTcaggaaaaatataaaaatgccggaaaaacaacttgaagag GAGTTGACTACTGTGATAAACAACCTTGAAAGGGATGCGGAAGCGAAACAAAAACCTCCGCCTACCGTTATAACATCTACGGACAGAACG GAGTTCACAACACTTTTGAAGGAGCTTCTCGATGAATCTGTTTCCTCAGAAACGACACTACCTGCTCCCAATAGTGGCACCAAAAAGATTAAAACCACTTGGTCATCGCCTTTTCTAAAACCTTCCCCAACATCGACCATATTTACCCCAGGGGTTACTACAAAAAAGACCACGACCTCTATTTCTACCCCCAGGGCTGTTTCGAAATCGTTCAGTACTCGTACAAGGACTACACCTACACTTAGGAGTACAAGTACAACTCCTGTtaccactactactactactactactactgctACGGCTACTAGTACTACTACTGCTACTACTACTG gTATAGACGATGAGTCCGAACATGAGGAGTACGAGGAATATGAGGAGGAGAAGCGAAAAAATGTGACTATTGATGTGGTACCGATTAGGAACATGTTGACACCATCCACGAGAACAAACG tAACTGAAAGCCCACACCTTACCACTAAACGACGTCTCTTCTCGGACGATAGTTGGGAACAACCGCCACCAAATTTTGGGTACTCATCGATGAGATTCGC AAACGGTGGTGTCACTCCTTTAAACATAGACACAAGCACTCTATTTGATATGGATGATGAAAACGATGAGGATGAAGAAGGTGAAGAGGAGCGAAACGATGAGGAAAAGAAGCCGCCCGCGGCTATgggacgaaaaaaagaaactccgCGAAGGGTTGAGGTCGAAAAAACGCCGAAATCCCTCAGCGCAACGGATCAGAAACGTGGAACGCATCAGACACAGCGAAACGCATCCGCCGTAACGCAACAACCAGAGACATCGATGACAGAAAA cacggGACAGACAGACGCTCATACTATGGAAACTGTAACTCCTGTGACTCCACTTTTACGCGGTGATGTGATCGTGAAAAGAATTCACGAGTGGGACGATGAGGGGACTAATAGCCAAGAATTCG GCGCCAACTTGATGAGGGATAAAGCCGATGAAGAGCTCACGGATAACACTATTTCAATGGAAATTATGGATCATACGGAATCATCGCTAGAAATCGGGAACACCACCATGTTACCCCGTTCGAATATCGATTGGTCAGATCGAGAGACGCTTATTTTAATCTATAGTTTATTGTTTGGTATAGCAATTTTTGCGTTGATGTGTTTACTGATTTGTTTCATATGgtgcaggaaaaaaaggcAATCGCACGATTTTAAAACTACATTTTAA